In Portunus trituberculatus isolate SZX2019 chromosome 46, ASM1759143v1, whole genome shotgun sequence, a single window of DNA contains:
- the LOC123519894 gene encoding uncharacterized protein LOC123519894: MVSNHDLASFIEQVVFAGNGVPQALLRHKHLKFIQNMNLIRSKDDCEVEVTLGWGGKLGAPGGQWDLNELDHINCLEFKAVLTCYLWLASQRTLLHCDSNKSLSRQCGSCQRSKRRLRKCTLNNFMVDLVQQKKGKIAFPIRS, from the exons ATGGTTTCTAATCATGATTTGGCTTCTTTTATAGAGCAGGTTGTTTTTGCAGGCAACGGTGTCCCACAAGCACTGTTAAGACATAAGCATCTCAAATTCATACAAAATATGAACCTTATCAGAAGCAAAGATGACTGTGAGGTAGAAGTTACCCTGG GATGGGGAGGCAAGCTTGGTGCTCCTGGTGGCCAATGGGATTTGAATGAGTTAGATCATATAAACTGCCTTGAATTTAAAGCTGTATTAACATGTTACTTGTGGCTGGCATCGCAACGAACTCTCCTTCACTGCGATTCAAATAAATCGTTGTCACGTCAGTGTGGCTCCTGCCAGCGAAGCAAGAGGAG ACTTAGGAAATGCACCCTAAACAATTTTATGGTGGACCTAGTtcaacagaagaaagggaagatagcATTTCCTATCAGAAGCTGA